From Chiloscyllium punctatum isolate Juve2018m chromosome 39, sChiPun1.3, whole genome shotgun sequence, one genomic window encodes:
- the LOC140464207 gene encoding LOW QUALITY PROTEIN: perforin-1-like (The sequence of the model RefSeq protein was modified relative to this genomic sequence to represent the inferred CDS: deleted 3 bases in 3 codons), whose translation MLGATMPGRLPRPAAPPLVCLLLLSLAARGARGVCETGSAHECQAAEFVPGAQLAGEGYDVVTLRTTGAFVVDVDAWRNANGSCMLCRNGLLGGARQRLPLALVDWRAQSSCRRALSSQLYRSAAELVETADSALTNDWRADLRLPVRPNAGVQLVLAGSHSKVVTFGTDRARSDRYSFTSQGFQCLYYRYRVREQPPLAPDFDRALTHLPGELTNASRPLYRQLVATYGTHYLRSVQLGGSLRDVTAFRTCKLASGGFTAEEAKDCLKLEATATVEGVVNAGAGFNRCREMARSLGGAAKVHQVLGDRETVVRGGRAQQGRDLFFGAGGAAVFARWADSLPAQPGAVSYALAPLHHLLPASHPARESLRRYLGEYVGANALLQQCGRGVPCPAGSYRDPRRPCSCLCREGGGLDRSCCPREKGLGRLVVTVKEGRDLWGDVFSGTDGYAVVRYGQAQARTPVVWNNNNPNWDAELDLGTVQLTSGHRLTVEVWDSERRGRDDLLGSCQRPQLTAGSNPQVCYLKYGKVSYAVSLTCLPHLGGSTCQDYAPRPDGTAFGPLLPAARPSRTPPLAVVYP comes from the exons ATGTTGGGTGCCACGATGCCTGGGAGACTGCCGAGACCAGCTGCC CCCCCCCTCGTCTGCCTCCTGCTGCTCAGCCTGGCCGCCCGGGGTGCCCGCGGGGTGTGCGAGACGGGCAGTGCCCACGAGTGCCAGGCGGCCGAGTTTGTGCCCGGCGCCCAGCTGGCGGGGGAGGGCTACGACGTGGTGACCCTGCGGACCACTGGGGCCTTCGTGGTGGACGTGGACGCCTGGCGCAACGCCAACGGCAGCTGCATGCTGTGCCGCAATGGGCTGCTGGGCGGCGCGCGGCAGCGGCTGCCCCTGGCGCTGGTAGACTGGCGCGCCCAGAGCTCCTGCCGTCGTGCCCTCTCCAGCCAGCTCTACCGCTCGGCCGCCGAGCTGGTGGAGACCGCCGACTCCGCCCTCACCAACGACTGGCGGGCGGACCTCCGCCTCCCGGTCCGGCCGAACGCCGGCGTCCAACTGGTGCTGGCTGGCTCCCATTCCAAGGTGGTGACGTTCGGCACTGACCGCGCCAGGAGCGACCGCTACAGTTTCACCAGCCAAGGGTTCCAGTGCCTCTACTACCGCTACCGGGTGAGGGAGCAGCCGCCGCTGGCGCCCGACTTTGACCGCGCCCTCACCCACCTGCCCGGCGAGCTGACCAATGCCAGCCGCCCCCTCTACCGCCAGCTGGTGGCCACGTACGGCACACACTACCTCCGTTCGGTGCAGCTGGGCGGCAGCCTGAGGGATGTCACGGCCTTCCGCACCTGCAAGTTGGCATCGGGGGGCTTCACGGCCGAGGAGGCGAAGGACTGCCTGAAGCTAGAAGCCACGGCCACGGTGGAAGGGGTGGTCAACGCCGGGGCCGGCTTCAACCGCTGCCGGGAGATGGCGCGGTCCCTGGGTGGCGCGGCCAAGGTCCACCAGGTCTTGGGCGACCGGGAGACGGTGGTGAGGGGCGGGCGGGCCCAGCAGGGCCGGGACCTCTTCTTTGGCGCCGGGGGCGCGGCGGTCTTTGCCCGCTGGGCTGACAGCCTGCCCGCCCAGCCGGGTGCCGTGAGCTACGCCCTGGCGCCCCTGCACCACCTGCTGCCCGCGAGCCACCCGGCGCGGGAGAGCCTGCGGCGCTACCTGGGCGAGTACGTGGGTGCCAACGCCCTCCTCCAGCAGTGCGGGCGGGGCGTCCCCTGCCCGGCCGGCTCCTACCGCGACCCGCGCCGCCCGTGCTCCTGCCTGTGCCGGGAGGGCGGGGGGTTGGACCGGAGCTGCTGCCCGCGGGAGAAGGGGCTGGGCCGCCTGGTGGTCACGGTCAAGGAGGGCCGGGACCTCTGGGGGGACGTTTTCTCGGGCACCGACGGCTACGCGGTGGTCAGGTACGGCCAGGCGCAGGCCAGGACGCCCGTGGTGTGGAACAACAACAACCCCAAC TGGGACGCGGAACTCGACCTGGGGACGGTGCAGCTGACCAGTGGGCACCGCCTCACCGTGGAGGTGTGGGACAGCGAGAGGCGGGGGCGCGACGATCTCCTGGGATCCTGCCAGCGGCCCCAACTCACCGCCGGT TCCAATCCGCAAGTCTGCTACCTCAAGTATGGCAAGGTGTCCTACGCGGTCTCGCTGACCTGCCTCCCCCACCTAGGGGGCTCCACCTGCCAGGATTACGCGCCCCGGCCTGACGGCACAGCCTTCGGCCCGCTCCTGCCTGCCGCCCGCCCCAGCAGGACCCCCCCCCTTGCCGTGGTCTACCCTTGA